From the genome of Arvicola amphibius chromosome 9, mArvAmp1.2, whole genome shotgun sequence, one region includes:
- the Mlc1 gene encoding membrane protein MLC1 isoform X1: protein MNSSCWKSITQRPALPTTGQQQSAMTREGQFREELGYDRMPTLERGRQDTGRQDTGSYTPDSKPKDLQLSKRLPPCFSYKTWVFSVLMGSCLLVTSGFSLYLGNVFPSEMDYLRCAAGSCIPSAIVSFAVGRRNVSAIPNFQILFVSTFAVTTTCLIWFGCKLILNPSAININFNLILLLLLELLMAATVIISARSSEESCKKKKGSISDGANILDEVAFPARVLKSYSVVEVIAGVSAVLGGVIALNVDEAVSGPHLSVTFFWILVACFPSAIASHVTAECPSKCLVEVLIAISSLTSPLLFTASGYLSFSVMRIVEIFKDYPPAIKSYDVLLLLLLLVLLLQGGLNTGTAIQCVSFKVSARLQAASWDTQTCAHERPAGEVARSPLKEFDKEKAWRAVVVQMAQ, encoded by the exons ATGAATAGTTCTTGCTGGAAGTCCATCACCCAGAGGCCAGCTCTCCCAACAACCGGACAGCAGCAGAG TGCCATGACACGGGAGGGGCAGTTCAGGGAGGAGCTGGGTTATGACCGGATGCCTACACTGGAGAGAGGCCGGCAGGACACAGGCCGACAGGACACGGGCAGCTACACACCCGACTCAAAGCCCAAGGACCTGCAACTGTCGAAGAGGTTGCCCCCGTGCTTCAGCTACAAGACATGGGTATTCTCGGTGTTGATGGGG AGCTGCCTTCTTGTGACTTCCGGGTTTTCGCTCTACTTGGGGAATGTGTTCCCCTCTGAGATGGATTATTTGCGCTGTGCAGCAGGCTCT TGCATCCCCTCCGCAATCGTGAGCTTCGCTGTGGGGAGGAGAAACGTCAGCGCG ATTCCCAACTTCCAGATCTTATTTGTCTCCACATTCGCTGTTACCACCACATGTCTCATCTGGTTTGGATGTAAACTGATCCTGAATCCCTCAGCCATAAAT ATTAATTTCAACCTCATCCTGCTCTTGCTGTTGGAGCTCCTCATGGCAGCCACAGTGATCATCTCGGCCCGGTCCAGTGAAGAGTCCTGTAAGAAGAAGAAG gGTTCCATCTCAGATGGCGCCAACATTCTGGATGAAGTGGCTTTTCCTGCTCGGGTCCTAAAATCCTACTCT GTGGTAGAAGTAATTGCTGGTGTCTCTGCTGTCCTTGGTGGGGTGATCGCCCTAAATGTAGATGAAGCTGTCTCGGGCCCACATCTCTCAGTGACATTCTTTTGGATTTTAGTGGCT tgttttCCAAGTGCCATTGCCAGCCATGTGACAGCAGAGTGTCCCAGCAAATGTCTG GTGGAGGTGCTGATTGCCATCAGCAGCCTGACATCCCCACTGCTGTTCACTGCCTCTGGATATCTGTCCTTCAGCGTCATGAGAATTGTCGAGATTTTTAAAGATTACCCACCAGCCATCAAA TCCTACGATGTGCTCCTCCTGCTGTTGCTGCTAGTGCTGCTGCTTCAGGGGGGCCTCAACACTGGCACAGCCATCCAGTGTGTGAGCTTCAAGGTCAGCGCCCGGCTACAGGCTGCATCCTGGGACACCCAGACCTGTGCCCACGAGCGCCCAGCAGGGGAG GTGGCCAGAAGCCCCCTGAAGGAGTTTGACAAAGAGAAAGCCTGGAGAGCCGTGGTGGTGCAAATGGCCCAGTGA
- the Mlc1 gene encoding membrane protein MLC1 isoform X4: protein MTREGQFREELGYDRMPTLERGRQDTGRQDTGSYTPDSKPKDLQLSKRLPPCFSYKTWVFSVLMGSCLLVTSGFSLYLGNVFPSEMDYLRCAAGSCIPSAIVSFAVGRRNVSAINFNLILLLLLELLMAATVIISARSSEESCKKKKGSISDGANILDEVAFPARVLKSYSVVEVIAGVSAVLGGVIALNVDEAVSGPHLSVTFFWILVACFPSAIASHVTAECPSKCLVEVLIAISSLTSPLLFTASGYLSFSVMRIVEIFKDYPPAIKSYDVLLLLLLLVLLLQGGLNTGTAIQCVSFKVSARLQAASWDTQTCAHERPAGEVARSPLKEFDKEKAWRAVVVQMAQ, encoded by the exons ATGACACGGGAGGGGCAGTTCAGGGAGGAGCTGGGTTATGACCGGATGCCTACACTGGAGAGAGGCCGGCAGGACACAGGCCGACAGGACACGGGCAGCTACACACCCGACTCAAAGCCCAAGGACCTGCAACTGTCGAAGAGGTTGCCCCCGTGCTTCAGCTACAAGACATGGGTATTCTCGGTGTTGATGGGG AGCTGCCTTCTTGTGACTTCCGGGTTTTCGCTCTACTTGGGGAATGTGTTCCCCTCTGAGATGGATTATTTGCGCTGTGCAGCAGGCTCT TGCATCCCCTCCGCAATCGTGAGCTTCGCTGTGGGGAGGAGAAACGTCAGCGCG ATTAATTTCAACCTCATCCTGCTCTTGCTGTTGGAGCTCCTCATGGCAGCCACAGTGATCATCTCGGCCCGGTCCAGTGAAGAGTCCTGTAAGAAGAAGAAG gGTTCCATCTCAGATGGCGCCAACATTCTGGATGAAGTGGCTTTTCCTGCTCGGGTCCTAAAATCCTACTCT GTGGTAGAAGTAATTGCTGGTGTCTCTGCTGTCCTTGGTGGGGTGATCGCCCTAAATGTAGATGAAGCTGTCTCGGGCCCACATCTCTCAGTGACATTCTTTTGGATTTTAGTGGCT tgttttCCAAGTGCCATTGCCAGCCATGTGACAGCAGAGTGTCCCAGCAAATGTCTG GTGGAGGTGCTGATTGCCATCAGCAGCCTGACATCCCCACTGCTGTTCACTGCCTCTGGATATCTGTCCTTCAGCGTCATGAGAATTGTCGAGATTTTTAAAGATTACCCACCAGCCATCAAA TCCTACGATGTGCTCCTCCTGCTGTTGCTGCTAGTGCTGCTGCTTCAGGGGGGCCTCAACACTGGCACAGCCATCCAGTGTGTGAGCTTCAAGGTCAGCGCCCGGCTACAGGCTGCATCCTGGGACACCCAGACCTGTGCCCACGAGCGCCCAGCAGGGGAG GTGGCCAGAAGCCCCCTGAAGGAGTTTGACAAAGAGAAAGCCTGGAGAGCCGTGGTGGTGCAAATGGCCCAGTGA
- the Mlc1 gene encoding membrane protein MLC1 isoform X3, producing the protein MTREGQFREELGYDRMPTLERGRQDTGRQDTGSYTPDSKPKDLQLSKRLPPCFSYKTWVFSVLMGCIPSAIVSFAVGRRNVSAIPNFQILFVSTFAVTTTCLIWFGCKLILNPSAININFNLILLLLLELLMAATVIISARSSEESCKKKKGSISDGANILDEVAFPARVLKSYSVVEVIAGVSAVLGGVIALNVDEAVSGPHLSVTFFWILVACFPSAIASHVTAECPSKCLVEVLIAISSLTSPLLFTASGYLSFSVMRIVEIFKDYPPAIKSYDVLLLLLLLVLLLQGGLNTGTAIQCVSFKVSARLQAASWDTQTCAHERPAGEVARSPLKEFDKEKAWRAVVVQMAQ; encoded by the exons ATGACACGGGAGGGGCAGTTCAGGGAGGAGCTGGGTTATGACCGGATGCCTACACTGGAGAGAGGCCGGCAGGACACAGGCCGACAGGACACGGGCAGCTACACACCCGACTCAAAGCCCAAGGACCTGCAACTGTCGAAGAGGTTGCCCCCGTGCTTCAGCTACAAGACATGGGTATTCTCGGTGTTGATGGGG TGCATCCCCTCCGCAATCGTGAGCTTCGCTGTGGGGAGGAGAAACGTCAGCGCG ATTCCCAACTTCCAGATCTTATTTGTCTCCACATTCGCTGTTACCACCACATGTCTCATCTGGTTTGGATGTAAACTGATCCTGAATCCCTCAGCCATAAAT ATTAATTTCAACCTCATCCTGCTCTTGCTGTTGGAGCTCCTCATGGCAGCCACAGTGATCATCTCGGCCCGGTCCAGTGAAGAGTCCTGTAAGAAGAAGAAG gGTTCCATCTCAGATGGCGCCAACATTCTGGATGAAGTGGCTTTTCCTGCTCGGGTCCTAAAATCCTACTCT GTGGTAGAAGTAATTGCTGGTGTCTCTGCTGTCCTTGGTGGGGTGATCGCCCTAAATGTAGATGAAGCTGTCTCGGGCCCACATCTCTCAGTGACATTCTTTTGGATTTTAGTGGCT tgttttCCAAGTGCCATTGCCAGCCATGTGACAGCAGAGTGTCCCAGCAAATGTCTG GTGGAGGTGCTGATTGCCATCAGCAGCCTGACATCCCCACTGCTGTTCACTGCCTCTGGATATCTGTCCTTCAGCGTCATGAGAATTGTCGAGATTTTTAAAGATTACCCACCAGCCATCAAA TCCTACGATGTGCTCCTCCTGCTGTTGCTGCTAGTGCTGCTGCTTCAGGGGGGCCTCAACACTGGCACAGCCATCCAGTGTGTGAGCTTCAAGGTCAGCGCCCGGCTACAGGCTGCATCCTGGGACACCCAGACCTGTGCCCACGAGCGCCCAGCAGGGGAG GTGGCCAGAAGCCCCCTGAAGGAGTTTGACAAAGAGAAAGCCTGGAGAGCCGTGGTGGTGCAAATGGCCCAGTGA
- the Mlc1 gene encoding membrane protein MLC1 isoform X5, whose protein sequence is MTREGQFREELGYDRMPTLERGRQDTGRQDTGSYTPDSKPKDLQLSKRLPPCFSYKTWVFSVLMGSCLLVTSGFSLYLGNVFPSEMDYLRCAAGSINFNLILLLLLELLMAATVIISARSSEESCKKKKGSISDGANILDEVAFPARVLKSYSVVEVIAGVSAVLGGVIALNVDEAVSGPHLSVTFFWILVACFPSAIASHVTAECPSKCLVEVLIAISSLTSPLLFTASGYLSFSVMRIVEIFKDYPPAIKSYDVLLLLLLLVLLLQGGLNTGTAIQCVSFKVSARLQAASWDTQTCAHERPAGEVARSPLKEFDKEKAWRAVVVQMAQ, encoded by the exons ATGACACGGGAGGGGCAGTTCAGGGAGGAGCTGGGTTATGACCGGATGCCTACACTGGAGAGAGGCCGGCAGGACACAGGCCGACAGGACACGGGCAGCTACACACCCGACTCAAAGCCCAAGGACCTGCAACTGTCGAAGAGGTTGCCCCCGTGCTTCAGCTACAAGACATGGGTATTCTCGGTGTTGATGGGG AGCTGCCTTCTTGTGACTTCCGGGTTTTCGCTCTACTTGGGGAATGTGTTCCCCTCTGAGATGGATTATTTGCGCTGTGCAGCAGGCTCT ATTAATTTCAACCTCATCCTGCTCTTGCTGTTGGAGCTCCTCATGGCAGCCACAGTGATCATCTCGGCCCGGTCCAGTGAAGAGTCCTGTAAGAAGAAGAAG gGTTCCATCTCAGATGGCGCCAACATTCTGGATGAAGTGGCTTTTCCTGCTCGGGTCCTAAAATCCTACTCT GTGGTAGAAGTAATTGCTGGTGTCTCTGCTGTCCTTGGTGGGGTGATCGCCCTAAATGTAGATGAAGCTGTCTCGGGCCCACATCTCTCAGTGACATTCTTTTGGATTTTAGTGGCT tgttttCCAAGTGCCATTGCCAGCCATGTGACAGCAGAGTGTCCCAGCAAATGTCTG GTGGAGGTGCTGATTGCCATCAGCAGCCTGACATCCCCACTGCTGTTCACTGCCTCTGGATATCTGTCCTTCAGCGTCATGAGAATTGTCGAGATTTTTAAAGATTACCCACCAGCCATCAAA TCCTACGATGTGCTCCTCCTGCTGTTGCTGCTAGTGCTGCTGCTTCAGGGGGGCCTCAACACTGGCACAGCCATCCAGTGTGTGAGCTTCAAGGTCAGCGCCCGGCTACAGGCTGCATCCTGGGACACCCAGACCTGTGCCCACGAGCGCCCAGCAGGGGAG GTGGCCAGAAGCCCCCTGAAGGAGTTTGACAAAGAGAAAGCCTGGAGAGCCGTGGTGGTGCAAATGGCCCAGTGA
- the Mlc1 gene encoding membrane protein MLC1 isoform X2, whose product MTREGQFREELGYDRMPTLERGRQDTGRQDTGSYTPDSKPKDLQLSKRLPPCFSYKTWVFSVLMGSCLLVTSGFSLYLGNVFPSEMDYLRCAAGSCIPSAIVSFAVGRRNVSAIPNFQILFVSTFAVTTTCLIWFGCKLILNPSAININFNLILLLLLELLMAATVIISARSSEESCKKKKGSISDGANILDEVAFPARVLKSYSVVEVIAGVSAVLGGVIALNVDEAVSGPHLSVTFFWILVAVEVLIAISSLTSPLLFTASGYLSFSVMRIVEIFKDYPPAIKSYDVLLLLLLLVLLLQGGLNTGTAIQCVSFKVSARLQAASWDTQTCAHERPAGEVARSPLKEFDKEKAWRAVVVQMAQ is encoded by the exons ATGACACGGGAGGGGCAGTTCAGGGAGGAGCTGGGTTATGACCGGATGCCTACACTGGAGAGAGGCCGGCAGGACACAGGCCGACAGGACACGGGCAGCTACACACCCGACTCAAAGCCCAAGGACCTGCAACTGTCGAAGAGGTTGCCCCCGTGCTTCAGCTACAAGACATGGGTATTCTCGGTGTTGATGGGG AGCTGCCTTCTTGTGACTTCCGGGTTTTCGCTCTACTTGGGGAATGTGTTCCCCTCTGAGATGGATTATTTGCGCTGTGCAGCAGGCTCT TGCATCCCCTCCGCAATCGTGAGCTTCGCTGTGGGGAGGAGAAACGTCAGCGCG ATTCCCAACTTCCAGATCTTATTTGTCTCCACATTCGCTGTTACCACCACATGTCTCATCTGGTTTGGATGTAAACTGATCCTGAATCCCTCAGCCATAAAT ATTAATTTCAACCTCATCCTGCTCTTGCTGTTGGAGCTCCTCATGGCAGCCACAGTGATCATCTCGGCCCGGTCCAGTGAAGAGTCCTGTAAGAAGAAGAAG gGTTCCATCTCAGATGGCGCCAACATTCTGGATGAAGTGGCTTTTCCTGCTCGGGTCCTAAAATCCTACTCT GTGGTAGAAGTAATTGCTGGTGTCTCTGCTGTCCTTGGTGGGGTGATCGCCCTAAATGTAGATGAAGCTGTCTCGGGCCCACATCTCTCAGTGACATTCTTTTGGATTTTAGTGGCT GTGGAGGTGCTGATTGCCATCAGCAGCCTGACATCCCCACTGCTGTTCACTGCCTCTGGATATCTGTCCTTCAGCGTCATGAGAATTGTCGAGATTTTTAAAGATTACCCACCAGCCATCAAA TCCTACGATGTGCTCCTCCTGCTGTTGCTGCTAGTGCTGCTGCTTCAGGGGGGCCTCAACACTGGCACAGCCATCCAGTGTGTGAGCTTCAAGGTCAGCGCCCGGCTACAGGCTGCATCCTGGGACACCCAGACCTGTGCCCACGAGCGCCCAGCAGGGGAG GTGGCCAGAAGCCCCCTGAAGGAGTTTGACAAAGAGAAAGCCTGGAGAGCCGTGGTGGTGCAAATGGCCCAGTGA